The following coding sequences lie in one Cucurbita pepo subsp. pepo cultivar mu-cu-16 chromosome LG13, ASM280686v2, whole genome shotgun sequence genomic window:
- the LOC111809159 gene encoding clavaminate synthase-like protein At3g21360, translating to MEFSSKEFKVGKCEGQKEVDGETMPLVLQPPESDKANFDSLLLALKNNKDWLDQMIIKHSAVLLRGYDVSKPQEFNEIVEAFGWEDIRYVGPAPRTHIYKRIWTANEGPLSEFIYYHHEMVLIKEYPKRVILYCEIPPPEGGETPFVPSFKVTERMVKEFPKEVEEMDKKGLKYTFTALSNNDTSSMRGRGWEDAFGSSDRYEAEKRANALGMEVEWLPNGAMKTILGPRCLTKVFDGRKGRRMWFNTMVGMHGKEHSSALMADGMEISEHVVKRCQQIIEEESIQFKWEKGDVLFLDNYALLHGRRPSLPPRRVLVATCK from the exons ATGGAGTTTAGCAGCAAAGAGTTCAAGGTTGGAAAATGTGAGGGCCAAAAGGAAGTGGATGGAGAAACCATGCCATTGGTTCTACAGCCTCCTGAATCAGACAAGGCCAACTTTGATTCCCTTTTATTGGCTctaaaaaacaacaaagattGGTTGGaccaaatgattatcaaacaCAGCGCTGTTTTACTCCGAGGATACGACGTGTCGAAACCCCAGGAGTTCAACGAGATTGTCGAAGCCTTCGGGTGGGAAGACATTCGATACGTCGGTCCAGCTCCTCGAACTCATATTTATAAGAGGATTTGGACTGCTAATGAAGGACCCCTCTCTGAGTTCATTTACTACCACCATGAGATGGTTTTG ATCAAGGAATATCCAAAGAGGGTAATCTTGTACTGTGAGATACCACCTCCAGAAGGTGGAGAAACGCCATTTGTTCCAAGTTTCAAAGTAACAGAGCGAATGGTGAAGGAATTCCCAAAGGAAGTTGAAGAAATGGACAAGAAAGGCTTGAAATATACCTTCACTGCTCTTAGCAACAATGACACTTCCTCTATGAGGGGCAGAGGCTGGGAGGATGCTTTTGGTTCATCAGATCGTTATGAAGCAGAAAAAAG GGCTAATGCATTGGGGATGGAGGTAGAGTGGCTGCCAAACGGCGCGATGAAGACGATACTGGGACCGAGGTGCCTAACAAAGGTGTTTGATggaaggaaaggaagaagaatgtGGTTTAACACTATGGTGGGGATGCATGGGAAGGAGCACAGCTCTGCTTTAATGGCGGATGGGATGGAGATTTCAGAACATGTTGTGAAGAGATGCCAGCAGataattgaagaagaaagcatCCAATTCAAATGGGAAAAGGgggatgttttgtttttggataaCTATGCTTTGCTCCATGGAAGAAGGCCTTCTCTTCCTCCTAGAAGAGTATTAGTTGCAACCTGCAAGTAG